ACCTGATGCGAGATCTTCTTCTCAAACATTGCAAAGGGTATATAGCTTTTTTAATACAAACGAAAAGATTGTACAGTCCAAGTATACAGAAAATGAATGGATATCGTTTTTTGAATCTACAATTGAACCAATTTCTCTGCAAATGAGCAATGAGTTCTCAAGGAAGTTGTTTTCTCCAAAGGAAAGAGGTTTTGGAAACAAGATAATTTTCGAAGCATCAAACTTGGCTTATGCAAGTATGCAAACGAAGTTATCCCTAGTTCAACTTGTGGATAGAGGGGCTATGACTCCAAATGAATGGAGAGCAATTCTTAACTATGCTCCATTACCAGGTGGTGATGAACCAATTAGAAGGCTGGATACAGCTGTAGTTAATCAGGCGAAAAATAATAATCATCAAAAGGAGGTGATAAACAAAGATGGCGAAGGTGAAGGTTAAAGGAACCATTGTATCAAATGACCAAAAGTGGATTTATGACTGGTTCGAAATGGATGCAACAAGTCCAAAAGATATTAGTAATGTAATAGATCAGATAGACTCCAATGAAGATCTTGAGGTTGAAATAAACAGTGGCGGTGGTTCGGTTACGGACGGTTCAGAAATATATACCGCGCTGAAGAATTACAAAGGCAAAGTGAATGTGAAAATTGTAGGATTAGCGGCTAGTGCTGCATCTGTTATCGCTATGGCTGGGGACAATGTTCAAATATCTCCAACAGCCCAAATTATGATTCATAATGTTTCTTCTGTTTCTCGAGGAGATTATAGGGACATGCAGCATGAGGCAGAAGTGCTTAAAAACTATAATACTTCCATCGCAAATGCTTATATGCTCAAAACAGGGTTATCACAAGAGGAGTTATTGGGCTACATGAATGAAGAGAAGTGGTTTAACGCTCAAGAAGCAAAGCAGCTGAAGTTTGTGGATGAAATAATGTTTGATGAAGGCAATCAGTTGGTTGCTTCCATTCATAATGGAATGGTTTTACCACCAGCAATAATAAATAAGATTAGAAATTTTGTTAAAAGTGAGCAGCCTCAAAATACAGATGAGAAAAGACTGTACCAGGCTAGATTAAATTTATTGAAATTGAAAGGGGAAAATGTACATGAATAAGACAGAATATCTTGCAAAACGTAAAGCATTATTAGGGGAAGCAGAAACGCTGCTGAATGAAGGGAAACTTGCTGAGTATGAAGCAAAGGAAAACGAAATCAAGGCATTGGATGAGCAGTTTGACAAGGTAGCTCTTGCACAAGCAAATATGAATGCGTTGAAAGCAAAGGCAATTGATAATTCTGTAATCATTCCGGAAGAAAACGGACAAGTCATTGCTTCAACTGAGCCAGTTAAAAAGAATAATGAAAAAGAAATCTATCTAACAGCATGGACGAAAACAATGATGGGGCAAAAACTAGCTCAAGACGAGCAGACTGTTTTTGAGAATGTAAACAATAAATTTCAAAACGCTATGCAAACAACAGAGCAGCATACTTTGCTGATTCCTGAAACAGTTCGTGATGGTATCTGGAGAGAAGCTGGCGAGATGTACCCGTTGTTGGGTGATGCCACTATGACTTTCGTTCCTGGCGATTTAACAATCCTTAAGGAAACAAACTCTGGTGAGGATGCTGAATGGTACGATGAGGAAACAGAAGTTAAAGACGGCGAATTTTCTCTAGGTGAATTGAACCTTACTGGTAATGAGCTTGCTAAAGCTATTCCTATTTCTTGGAAACTACGTAAAATGTCTGTTGCTGCTTTCATTCCATATATTCAAACATTATTGGCTGAAAAGGTCGGCGCTGCAATGGCTAAAGCTATTGTAAAAGGAAAAGGAAAACCTGGTGTATCTGATACATTTAAACCTCAACCAAGAGGTATTTTGACTGTCTTAGAAGCACAAGGAGAGACTCCGCAGATTGTAGAATACAGCAGCACTGATAAATTGTCTTACGATAAATTAACTCAGGCGATGGGAAAATTAAAATCTACTTATAAAAACGGCTCTGCAATTTATGCTACAAGCTCTACTATTTGGGGCAGCCTTGCAACCTTAAAAGATGCGCAAGGTCGTCCATTGTTTGTGCCTGATGTAACTACTGGCGGGGTTGGGCGTATTTTTGGTTTGGCAGTTAAAGAGGACGATTCATTAGCTGATGGTGAAATCTTGTTTGGAAATGTTTCAAGAGGATATGCTATCAACGTCAATGAAAATATGTCCATCTATACAGAGGACCATATTAAGAAGCGTTATACAGACTATATGAGCTATTCAATTGTGGATGGAGATGTGTTAACTACTAATGCATTTGCTTTCATTCGTGAAGCAACACCAACTGTATAAGGAGTGATTTAAATGGGAAATGTCATTAAAAAATTCAGAGATAAAGAAACGAAAAAAGTATTTAATCCAGGTGATCTGTATGAGCATAATAATGCCGAACGGGTCACTTTTTTAGTGGAAAAAGGTTATTTAGAAGGTGCAAAAGAGCCAAATTTAGAGTTCCCTAAACATACTGGCGGCTCCTGGTATGAACTATCCAACGGAGAGAAAATCCAAGGTAAGGATGAAGCCATTGTTGCGCAAAAGGAATTATACGAGCGGGGTGAATAACCTTGCTCGAAGAAGTAAAACAGGCGTTACGTGTATCGCATAATGCTTTAGATTCAGACATTGAGGATATTATTGCAGCTGCCCGATTAGACTTGAAGCTATCGGGCATTTCTGCTTTAAAGGCTGATGCAGAAACTGAAGTAGATGCTTTAATAAAACGTGCAATTATTGTTTATTCAAAAGCAAACTTTATGGCTGATGTACTTATAGCAGAAAAGTACCAGCAATCTTATAACTCCTTAAAAAGTCATCTTGCTTTATCCAATGAATATAAGGCGGTGCCTACTGTATGAATGATGTTCTTTACCTTCCGGTTATTACAGTAGAGAAAGACGAATTAAATCAGGAGATAAATAAAACTGAATACACCAAACTTGTATTCTGCGAAAAAGAAAGTGCAGGTAGGAATGAGTTTTTTGCAGCTGGTCAAAACGGACTTAAGCCACAATACGTCTTCATCATCAACACGCTGGAATACAACGAAGAGGCCTCAGTTAAATATAAGGGACAGGTATTCAATATTTATCGCACTTATGAACGTAAGGATGAAACCATTGAACTTTATTGTGAGGTGAAGTCAGGTGGTTAGTATCAATAATATCTCACAGGAAATCATGCGGCAGCTTGGTATATACACCGAGGAAGTAAAGGGCAAAATCAAAGTTTCTCAAGAGGAAATTGGTCGAGAAGGTGTAAAGATACTTAAACGAGATAGTCCTAAACGTGCTGGAGAATATCGTAAAGGTTGGAGATTGAAAAAGACAAAGGATAAAGTAATTATCCACAATGCTACTCATCACCAACTCACTCACTTATTAGAAAAAGGGCATGCAAATGCTATCGGAGGCGGTAGGACCCCTGCTCATATCCACATTTCCCCTGTGGAAGAAAAGGTTGTAGATGAGTTCTTAGGAAGAGTGGAGAGTGACATTCAATCATGACACTTGTCGAATTAAAAGACTTACTTGAAACTACTGGTTATCCAGTGACTTATTCACATTTTACTGGAGATGCCCCAAATCCACCTTATATCTGTTTTTTAGAAGAGGATTCCAATAACTTCTTTGCTGACAATAAAGTATACCAAGAAGCCAGAAATATCCGTATTGAGTTATATACCGTAAAGAAAGATCAGGCAGCCGAGAAGAAAATAAAATCTATTCTAGATGAGCATGAAATAGCTTATCAGACAGATGAAAGTTATATAGATTCAGAGCAATTATTTATGAAAATTTTTGAATTGGAGATGAGGTAAGTATGGAAAATAGAGTTACCTTTGGTTTAAAAAATGTACATTATGCAACTTACACTATTGCAGCTGGTGTTATTACATTTGACAAACCAAAAGCTATTCCAGGAGCTGTAGAAATGACCAATGAACCTAGAGGAGACATGGTGGAGTTTTATGCGGATGATATCCTTTATTACTCTGCACCTAATAACCAAGGGTATGAGGGTAATTTAAATATAGCTAATATCCCACAAGATTTTGCTGTGGACTGCTTAGGAGAAGAATTGGACGAAACAGATGGTGTGTTAACAGAGTATGCTGACGCAAAACCAAAACCATTTGCTTTGTTGTTTGAATTTGATGGAGATGTTAAGGCTACTCGTCACGTAATGTATAACTGCACAGCGAACAGACCGAATGTAAACTCTACAACTAAAACGGATTCTGTCGAGCCGAATGCTAACGAATTAACATACATTGCAAGCCCGATCCAAATGAATAAACGTCCTATTGTAAAAACGAAGACAACTGATAAAACAACAGATGAAATTTACAACGGCTGGTATGAAAACGTGTATGTAAAAGGACAAACAGCAATCCCAGAAGTGTGAGGTGATTAAATGGAAAAGACTGTAATGATTGATGGGAAGCAAGTCCAATTTAAGAGCAATGGTGCAACACCTTTAAAATATAAAATGCAGTTCCGTAAAGATTTCTTTGCTGAAATCTTAAAACTTCACAAACTAGGAAAATTGAAAAACCTCGATGAAATAGATGATGATGTATTAGGCACTTTAGATTTTGAGGTCTTTTATAACATTGCTTGGACTTTTGCTAAAACTGCAGATAGCAGCCTGCCAGACCCAGAGACATGGTTGGAATCCTTTAATGAATTTCCTATATTCGATTTTATCTCTGAATTGCAGGAAATGATTATGGCGAACATTCAATCAAAAAAAAAATAGATGAACAAGGCCAAGAGTCAGGTGATGGAAACAGTGAAGGTATTACCACTGAGACATATCTGGCTCTTTGTTATAAATGTAAGTTAACTCGACTAGATCTTGAAGATATGACAATAGGTATGTGTATTGATTATATAGATGAATACATTGAAATGAGTAATCCGAAAAGCAAGAAAAAGGATAAGCCAAGGAAAGCAAAACAAACTGACTTTGATAGCTTTTAAGTGAGGTGAGAACATGGCAAGTCGCATAAAAGGGATTACGATTGAGCTCGGAGCAGATACAACCAGCCTTGAGGGTGCTTTATCTGATGTTAATAAGAAATCGAAACAACTCCAAAGTGAATTAAAAGATGTAGAAAAACTTCTTAAATTTGACCCCAATAATGTGGAATTACTGGCACAACGTCAGCAACTTCTTACAGATTCAGTGGAAAACACTCGGAAAAAGTTAGACCAACTAAAACAAGCAGAGGCACAGGTTCAGCAACAGTTTGAACGTGGAGATATTAAAGAAGAACAATATCGTGCCTTTCAACGTGAACTACAAGATACTGAACGTACTCTTCAAAGGTTTCAAGATTCTTTAGATGGACTGCAAAGAGAACAGGAAAAGGTTGGAGAAGGTACCCGTAGACTAACGACGTTGTTTGAAGCTACTGGAACAGCTGTGGAGGACTATTCAGATGTGTTAGGGCAAAGGTTAGTCAGAGCAATTCAGAATGGTACAGCGACTAGCAGAGACCTAGAAAACACCTTCCAACGCATAGGAAGAGAAGCTATTGGCTCTAATGGAGATATAGAGCGCCTCAGAAACACTCTTCGCACTGTAGATAGCGGAAACTCTATTCGAAACGTCAGAACTGAACTTCAACAATTAGAGAATGACGCCAGACAAGCTGAAACTTCAATTGAGGATTTAGATTATGACCTTGAAAATGTCGCTGGTGCATTGATTGCAGGCGGAGGGATATCGGGAGCCATTGAAAGTGCTTTGGAAAGCTCTAGTCTCGATACAAAAATAGAATTGGCTTTTGATATACCAGAAGAGTCAATACAAACAATAAAAAATGCTATCTTAGACGTTAATGCTGTTATTGAGGATGAAGAGGCTGCAGTCGCAGGTGTAAGAAGGCAGTGGGCTTTAAATAAGGATGCGACAGATGAAGCAAACTTAGCTGTAATTCAAGGAGCAACAACTATTGCAAAAACATATGAAGGTATTGATTTTACAGAATTAATTCAGGAAGTAAATGAAATTGCTTCTGAACTGAAAATTTCCGACAAACAAGCTGTAGCCTTTGCTAATTCATTATTAAAAATGGGTTTTCCACCTGAACAGATCGATATTATAGCTGAATATGGTCAACAGCTGCAAAGAGCTGGATATGACGCAACTGAAATCCAAGGGATTTTTGCTGCCGGTGTGGATACAGGTACTTGGAATATAGATAATCTTTTGGATGGGCTAAAAGAAGGGCGTATTCAAATGGCTGAATTTTCCTCAGCTATGTCAAAAGATCAAAGAGAAATTGCTTCCTCGGTAGAAGGAGGAATTGATAAATTTGACGAGTGGGCATTAGCAATTGCTGAAGGTGGAGAAAAAGGTTCAAAAGCTATGCGGGAAATTGCGGAAACCATAAATGAAATGGAAGGCACTGCAAAGAATGATTTAGGGACTTTGGTATTTGGTACAATGTTTGAAGACCAAGGACAAAATATAATAGATACTATACTAAATGCTGACTCTCAGGTAACTAATTTAGGTAATAATATCAAGGAACTTAATAAATCGACTGCTACATTAAATGCAGATCCAGCAGTTAAACTTCAGAAAGCTTTTGCAGATTTGAAGATTGCTTTGCAACCGTTGTTAACACTAATTGCAGACATAATTTCTAAATTCGCTGAATGGGTTAGTAATAACCCTGTACTAGCAGCAACTATTACTGCTATAAGTGTAGCTATAGGAATATTATTAGGTTTAATATTTGCTTTAGCTCCAATATTTGCAACTTTAGCTAGTGCTGCCGCGGTGGCGCAGGTCGGAATTGGTGCATTAATGGCTCCTTTTACGGGAATTGTTATTATAGTAACTGCAATAATAGCAATTATAGGTCTCCTAATAGCTGCCTTTGTAGCTTTATATCAAAATAATGAAGACTTCCGAAACAAAGTCCAAGAGATTTGGACAGCGATAAAGGAAGCCTTTTTTATTGCCTTGGATTATATAAAGAACCTTGTTACAACCATAATGACTGAGGTATCAACTTTCTTTGGAGAAGTCCTAGGAAGAATAAAAGCTTTTTGGGATGAAAATGGACAGCAGATTATGGCTATTGTTGACATGTTTATGAATAATACAAAGGCTGTTATTGAAGGTGTTATGGGTGTTATTAAAGGAATCTTTGAGGTGATTTGGCCATTAATTGTGGGGACTGTCCGATACGCTTGGGAGACCATACAGTTAGTTGTGAAAACGGCCATCGACTTAGTACTTGGCATAATTCAAACAGTACTTAAATTAATAAAAGGTGACTGGGAAGGTGCTTGGGAATCCATAAAGCAAACTTTCGAGAATATATGGGATAACATTACTTCTTTCCTTGAAGGAATTGATCTTGCGGGAACGGGAAAACAGATCATGCAAGGTTTAATTGATGGCATAGCTTCAATGGGAGACGCGATTTGGGACAGCGTAACATCCATTGGACAAAGTATAAAAGATGGATTTACGAGCTTCTTTGATATCAACAGTCCATCGCGGTTGATGCGTGATGAGATAGGTAAGTATATCGGAGCGGGACTTGCTGTTGGTATGGAACAATCTACAGCAAGGATAGCAAGAGCTTCTGATTCAATGAAAGAAGCTGCTTATCCTGATTTATCTAAAGGTTCAACTACCAATGCAAGCAATAATACCTTTAACTTTAATGGCATGTTAAATGGAGCTGTATTTAATGTTAGAGAAGAAGCAGATATTGATAAAATAGCAACGAAACTAAGAGATCGCACTGTAACTGCAGCAAGAAAAGGAGGGGTGATATTTGCCAACTAAACTTGATAACTATACATTTGAAGACTTTGGACTTATTGAAGAGTTTGGCCATGTTCATCCCTCCACACCTGAGTTTAATGAGCAAACCTTATCAATTCCGGGGAGACCAGGGCTATTAAGTTTAGGCACTCAAATAGGTGCAAAGCAGTTTAGTTTACCAGTAAAAGTTTTTGTAAGAGATAGGTACGAAAGGCAACGAAGGAAAAATAAATTCGTTGCTTTTTTATTTGATGCATATAGGCAGCCGAGGGAATTTAAATTGTCATTCGACTATGAGCAAGACAAGTATTATATGGCTAAGATTTCTAGTCAATTCACACCAGAGATGCTGTTTCAAATGGACCAATTTGAACTGCCTTTAGTTGCAAATGATCCCACTAAGTATTTCTTTATAGATGCGGATTTAATTAGAATGGGAAGTCATATACCTGTTCGATCTCATGTGAAGCCTGGTGCAAGGCATTCATTTGGCATTACAAGTAATCAAACAATAAAGGTTATTAATGACGGTACATTAGCTTTACGCCCACGAATTACCATTTCGGGTACGGCCACAAGCTTAACCATAAAAAATACAAGAAATAATCATTCATTCAAGATTACTAATATTGTTTCAAGTAAGCCTGTTGTTGTGGAGGGAGAAACTTACATGGTAACAGAAGGCGGTACCGATACCTTTTCTAAATTAGTCGGTAAATTCATTGATTTGTTACCAGGAGATAACAGTTTAGAAATATCAGGTGAAAATATGAATTTAGAAGTTAATTTTAAATATAAATCTCAGTTTATATAGGTGGTGAGAAAATGGTAGATGCTCCTAAAATTTTAGATACAGATTATTTAGATGAAGCATATCCGAAGATTAATAAAGCAATCGATAATGCAAATGAAGCAATAAAAACTGCTAATTTAACACTGAACGAGTTCAATAAACCTATAGAACCAAGTCGTATAGACGGAGTAGAGGCATTGACTCCTAGTGCAAACTTATTGACTGCTTCTTTAGTAACTACAGGGAAAAGAATTGCAACTGCTGCAAACTTTCCAGACGGTGGAGAAGTTTATGTAAGTGATTCTAATTGGGGATATACAGATTATATCGCTGCTGCCGCAAACGATATTTTTACGAATAAAGGTGGATTATCAGTTAATGCCGTTAGCGCTATGTTTTATGATGTAAATAAAAAGCCTATTGCAGCTAGTATAAACACAATAGCATGGGTTTCGCCTTTAACGATAACTACGCCTAATGATTCCAGAATCAAATACGCACGGTTTAATTTAGTCATAAATAATACACCTGCATCTTCCCAGATGATTGTTAAGGGAAGTACTTACCCTTCTGATTTCATCGAAAATACCGGCGGAACCTATCTGGTAAGTTGGTTAGGTTTGAAAAATAACATTATCACTATGCCTAAATTAAGCGCTGAGTTACAGACAATAATAAACAATTTAAAAAGTGAGATACGCAAACTTTATTTTCCTAGAAAAGTATATGGAATAGTAGGTAGGCCTGTTAAAGTTTATTATCGCAGTGTCGTCTCGGCACCAAATCTAAATAGTTTGTTTTATAAATCTTCTTACAAAGACGGTATATTTAAAATAAGAGAAGATCATTACGTAAGAACTGAGTACTCTAGCGGAGTCAGGCCAGATACCTTCTTTATCTGCGATGCTAATACAGGAAAACAAATAGACACAGTTACTTTTAATATTGTCCACACTGACCCGGCTACGAAAGTAAATCCTTCTACAGAAAAAAATATAATTTGTTTTGGGGATAGTTTTACCCAAGCCGGTTATTTTTCAAGGGAAATCAATGATTATTTAGTTACTCAGCGAGGGTGGAGCAATTATAAGTTTATAGGTAGGAAAACCTCGTTCGGAGTCAAACATCAAGGAATGGGGGGGTACGCAATTCATGATTTCGTTATACCTCCAGAACAAATGCGGACAGGATTTACCGAAAATCCATTTAGGAACCCTACTACCTTAAAGTTAGATTTTAAATACTATATGTCTAATAACGGATTCACTGGGGATATTGACTACATGTTTTTGGAACATGGGGTAAATGACTTGCTCGCATATAGTAGGACTCCTGAACAGATAGTATCTGACTTGAAATTATTCATAAACCAATTACATTTAGACTACCCCAATTGCAAAGTCTTCTTGTGTGGATTAGTTCCCGCAAGTCCAATCAACGATTTTTACAATGCTTATATGCATAA
This DNA window, taken from Niallia sp. Man26, encodes the following:
- a CDS encoding head maturation protease, ClpP-related; its protein translation is MAKVKVKGTIVSNDQKWIYDWFEMDATSPKDISNVIDQIDSNEDLEVEINSGGGSVTDGSEIYTALKNYKGKVNVKIVGLAASAASVIAMAGDNVQISPTAQIMIHNVSSVSRGDYRDMQHEAEVLKNYNTSIANAYMLKTGLSQEELLGYMNEEKWFNAQEAKQLKFVDEIMFDEGNQLVASIHNGMVLPPAIINKIRNFVKSEQPQNTDEKRLYQARLNLLKLKGENVHE
- a CDS encoding phage major capsid protein — encoded protein: MNKTEYLAKRKALLGEAETLLNEGKLAEYEAKENEIKALDEQFDKVALAQANMNALKAKAIDNSVIIPEENGQVIASTEPVKKNNEKEIYLTAWTKTMMGQKLAQDEQTVFENVNNKFQNAMQTTEQHTLLIPETVRDGIWREAGEMYPLLGDATMTFVPGDLTILKETNSGEDAEWYDEETEVKDGEFSLGELNLTGNELAKAIPISWKLRKMSVAAFIPYIQTLLAEKVGAAMAKAIVKGKGKPGVSDTFKPQPRGILTVLEAQGETPQIVEYSSTDKLSYDKLTQAMGKLKSTYKNGSAIYATSSTIWGSLATLKDAQGRPLFVPDVTTGGVGRIFGLAVKEDDSLADGEILFGNVSRGYAINVNENMSIYTEDHIKKRYTDYMSYSIVDGDVLTTNAFAFIREATPTV
- a CDS encoding head-tail connector protein — translated: MLEEVKQALRVSHNALDSDIEDIIAAARLDLKLSGISALKADAETEVDALIKRAIIVYSKANFMADVLIAEKYQQSYNSLKSHLALSNEYKAVPTV
- a CDS encoding phage head closure protein, with product MNDVLYLPVITVEKDELNQEINKTEYTKLVFCEKESAGRNEFFAAGQNGLKPQYVFIINTLEYNEEASVKYKGQVFNIYRTYERKDETIELYCEVKSGG
- a CDS encoding HK97 gp10 family phage protein, yielding MVSINNISQEIMRQLGIYTEEVKGKIKVSQEEIGREGVKILKRDSPKRAGEYRKGWRLKKTKDKVIIHNATHHQLTHLLEKGHANAIGGGRTPAHIHISPVEEKVVDEFLGRVESDIQS
- a CDS encoding major tail protein, whose amino-acid sequence is MENRVTFGLKNVHYATYTIAAGVITFDKPKAIPGAVEMTNEPRGDMVEFYADDILYYSAPNNQGYEGNLNIANIPQDFAVDCLGEELDETDGVLTEYADAKPKPFALLFEFDGDVKATRHVMYNCTANRPNVNSTTKTDSVEPNANELTYIASPIQMNKRPIVKTKTTDKTTDEIYNGWYENVYVKGQTAIPEV
- a CDS encoding distal tail protein Dit; its protein translation is MPTKLDNYTFEDFGLIEEFGHVHPSTPEFNEQTLSIPGRPGLLSLGTQIGAKQFSLPVKVFVRDRYERQRRKNKFVAFLFDAYRQPREFKLSFDYEQDKYYMAKISSQFTPEMLFQMDQFELPLVANDPTKYFFIDADLIRMGSHIPVRSHVKPGARHSFGITSNQTIKVINDGTLALRPRITISGTATSLTIKNTRNNHSFKITNIVSSKPVVVEGETYMVTEGGTDTFSKLVGKFIDLLPGDNSLEISGENMNLEVNFKYKSQFI
- a CDS encoding SGNH/GDSL hydrolase family protein; translated protein: MVDAPKILDTDYLDEAYPKINKAIDNANEAIKTANLTLNEFNKPIEPSRIDGVEALTPSANLLTASLVTTGKRIATAANFPDGGEVYVSDSNWGYTDYIAAAANDIFTNKGGLSVNAVSAMFYDVNKKPIAASINTIAWVSPLTITTPNDSRIKYARFNLVINNTPASSQMIVKGSTYPSDFIENTGGTYLVSWLGLKNNIITMPKLSAELQTIINNLKSEIRKLYFPRKVYGIVGRPVKVYYRSVVSAPNLNSLFYKSSYKDGIFKIREDHYVRTEYSSGVRPDTFFICDANTGKQIDTVTFNIVHTDPATKVNPSTEKNIICFGDSFTQAGYFSREINDYLVTQRGWSNYKFIGRKTSFGVKHQGMGGYAIHDFVIPPEQMRTGFTENPFRNPTTLKLDFKYYMSNNGFTGDIDYMFLEHGVNDLLAYSRTPEQIVSDLKLFINQLHLDYPNCKVFLCGLVPASPINDFYNAYMHNIDVLNINKAYDDFSVETNYSSFVTYVPVAAGFNVEYGYPYEMQPAYRNATELKKVLTDYLHPNEPGYCMEADQMIAAFLAEL